In Zea mays cultivar B73 chromosome 7, Zm-B73-REFERENCE-NAM-5.0, whole genome shotgun sequence, the following proteins share a genomic window:
- the LOC100281012 gene encoding Hydrophobic protein LTI6A, which translates to MSDGTATCIDIILAIILPPLGVFFKFGCGVEFWICLILTFLGYLPGIIYAVWAITK; encoded by the exons ATGTCGGACGGCACGGCGACCTGCATCGACATCATCCTCGCCATCATCCTGCCGCCGCTCGGGGTCTTCTTCAAGTTCGGCTGCGGG GTTGAGTTCTGGATCTGCCTTATCCTCACCTTCCTCGGCTACCTCCCCGGCATCATCTACGCCGTCTGGGCCATCACCAAGTAG